The Chitinophaga caeni genome segment CTTGCACAAGATTGTTTTGACGGATCTAAAACCCAATACAACTTACAAATACAAGGTAAAATCCAAAGAAATTGCAGAGTTTAAGCCATATCAACTTACATATGGCGAAACTATTGAAAGTGAGGTATTTGAATTTACTACCGTGAACCCGGATGCCAAGGAAATTTCCTGGTTGGTGCTTAACGACATACATGATCGCCCGCACTCCTTCAAGGATTTGATTTCTATGAACGGGAACGATCCATACGACTTCGTGTTCCTAAACGGCGATATGTTTGATTATCAAACCGGGGAACAACAGTTAATCGACCATCTTTTCACACCCACCACGGGCATGTTTGCGTCTGAAAAACCTTTTTATTTCGTAAGGGGTAACCATGAAACCCGGGGCAAATTTTCACGCAACATCGATGATTATTTCAGTAACCCGGAAGGCAGGTACTATTTCTCCTTCACCCGTGGACCCGTTCATGCCATCGTACTGGATACGGGCGAAGACAAAGAGGATGATCACCCGGTTTATGCAGGTATCGTTGATTTTGATCATTACCGCGAACAACAAAGGGATTGGCTATTGCGCGCCGTGAAAACCCCAGCGTTTAAAAAAGCGAAATTCCGCGTTGTCATGATGCATATACCGCATTACCATTCCGGCGAATGGCACGGAACAACGCATTGCCGCGAGCTATTCGGGCCGATCTTCAACGAGCATAATATCGATTTATTCATTGCAGGGCATACGCATCGCTACGGTGTTCATATGCCGGAGAAAGGCAAATTTGACTTCCCGATCGTTATCGGTGGCGGGCCGAAAGAAGGTTTACGTACATTGATCAAGATTAAAGCCGATCATAAAAACCTGTCCTTGAGAATGCTCAAGGATGA includes the following:
- a CDS encoding metallophosphoesterase: MTSLKNQHVNRRSFLGNISKAGLLGAFGMAPLAGTAASILQRNEHDPEKRTEGHVFLCPPYLQNPTDTSITVMWITNKPTYSWVEFGEGDQLDMKAHHVTNGLVDANNTLHKIVLTDLKPNTTYKYKVKSKEIAEFKPYQLTYGETIESEVFEFTTVNPDAKEISWLVLNDIHDRPHSFKDLISMNGNDPYDFVFLNGDMFDYQTGEQQLIDHLFTPTTGMFASEKPFYFVRGNHETRGKFSRNIDDYFSNPEGRYYFSFTRGPVHAIVLDTGEDKEDDHPVYAGIVDFDHYREQQRDWLLRAVKTPAFKKAKFRVVMMHIPHYHSGEWHGTTHCRELFGPIFNEHNIDLFIAGHTHRYGVHMPEKGKFDFPIVIGGGPKEGLRTLIKIKADHKNLSLRMLKDDGTEVGKVDLKSKR